A genomic segment from Arcobacter acticola encodes:
- a CDS encoding ATP-binding protein, translating to MENKNTFLIKNLVLLISICVVIILAGSNWILTKEKELLSQKYTNITSNLQDKINSLIETKKNATLAIALTLAENDKAKDALLHEKNLDYDLNELSEKLKNYTDYKNVWFHIIDSSGVSVYRSWTEDKNDKIKNYRLDLQEILLNPKVKNSISVGIYDITFKSMIPIYKDEKFIGILECITHFNSITRELRNNQMLEPIILVDKLFTNQLRENSFTKIFLQDYYVANLSVSNEILKYLDSQDLEEFLKIKDYLIKDENLVINIPIMEDGVKLADMLIFQNINKLNVSEISEFKKRSFSYLIFFVLISCLIISIWNYYIYTKRLKELNNILQETVNDAVIRNDEKNKILFQQNKMAAIGEMIGNIAHQWRQPLSVITTAASSIKLKKELNILEDNEHKESLNYIIEASNYLSNTIDDFQYYFSPDKSKNVFYTEDLINKLLKLIGAEFKKNNINVIKQIENLEILNYENEILQVLINILNNAKDELKKDSSKSFGYVFIDLYKENETLIIKIKDNAGGIKEEIIDRIFEPYFTTKHQSQGTGIGLYMSEEIIVKHIKGTIKVSNEKFTYLNRDFIGAMFEITIPL from the coding sequence TTGGAAAATAAAAATACATTTCTTATTAAAAATCTTGTTCTTCTTATTTCTATTTGTGTTGTAATTATTTTAGCAGGAAGTAATTGGATTTTAACAAAAGAAAAAGAGTTGTTATCCCAAAAATACACTAATATAACTTCCAATTTACAAGATAAAATTAACTCTTTAATCGAAACAAAAAAAAATGCTACTTTGGCTATTGCATTAACACTTGCAGAAAATGATAAAGCAAAAGATGCACTTCTTCATGAGAAAAATTTAGATTATGATTTAAATGAATTATCAGAAAAACTTAAAAATTATACTGACTATAAAAATGTATGGTTTCATATTATTGATAGTTCTGGAGTTTCAGTTTATCGTAGTTGGACTGAAGATAAAAATGATAAAATAAAAAATTATAGATTAGATTTACAAGAAATATTATTAAACCCTAAAGTAAAAAATAGTATTAGTGTGGGAATTTATGATATTACCTTTAAATCTATGATTCCTATTTATAAAGATGAAAAATTTATAGGAATTTTAGAGTGTATAACTCATTTTAATTCTATTACAAGAGAGTTAAGAAATAATCAAATGTTAGAACCAATAATTTTAGTTGATAAGTTATTTACAAATCAATTAAGGGAAAATAGTTTCACAAAAATATTTTTACAAGATTATTATGTTGCTAATTTATCAGTTTCAAATGAAATATTGAAATATTTAGATTCACAAGATTTAGAAGAGTTTTTAAAAATAAAAGATTATTTAATAAAAGATGAAAATTTAGTGATAAATATTCCAATTATGGAAGATGGAGTAAAACTAGCTGATATGTTGATTTTTCAAAATATAAATAAATTAAATGTATCAGAAATTAGTGAATTTAAAAAACGTTCATTTTCATATCTAATCTTTTTTGTGCTTATTTCATGTTTAATAATTTCTATTTGGAATTATTATATTTATACTAAAAGATTAAAAGAACTCAATAATATTTTACAAGAAACAGTAAATGATGCTGTTATTAGAAATGATGAAAAAAACAAAATACTATTTCAGCAAAATAAAATGGCTGCAATAGGAGAAATGATAGGAAATATTGCTCACCAGTGGAGACAACCTTTGTCAGTTATTACAACAGCTGCTTCATCAATAAAATTAAAAAAAGAATTAAATATTTTAGAAGATAATGAGCATAAAGAATCATTAAACTATATTATTGAAGCATCAAATTACTTATCAAATACTATTGATGATTTTCAATATTACTTTTCTCCAGATAAATCAAAAAATGTTTTTTATACAGAAGATTTAATAAATAAATTACTAAAACTAATAGGTGCAGAGTTTAAAAAAAATAATATAAATGTAATTAAACAAATAGAAAACTTAGAAATACTTAATTATGAAAATGAAATATTACAAGTATTAATTAACATTTTAAATAATGCGAAAGATGAATTAAAAAAAGATTCTAGTAAATCATTTGGATATGTTTTTATTGATTTGTATAAAGAAAATGAGACTTTAATAATTAAAATAAAAGATAATGCAGGTGGAATTAAAGAAGAGATTATTGATAGAATTTTTGAACCATATTTTACCACTAAACATCAAAGTCAAGGAACAGGAATTGGACTTTATATGTCAGAAGAGATTATTGTTAAGCATATAAAAGGAACTATTAAAGTATCAAATGAGAAATTTACCTATTTAAATAGAGATTTTATTGGTGCAATGTTTGAGATTACTATACCTTTATAG
- a CDS encoding ISAs1 family transposase, which translates to MANRFREKLAEKRSKKGYKEIASKNRLLQLLGEIPDHRKGQGKLHKLEHILFLSVIAQLMGAVNYKEIWVWITKHIQDDKIKKLLGVEFIKTPGRSAIAEILAEVNYLELEKVFRIWINELVDTSNLPQLAVDGKVMNGSSVNAKQSTQVLNAVLANSGIILAHKKIVEKSNEVPALRELIDELDDSFIYTFDAMNSKKNT; encoded by the coding sequence ATGGCAAATAGATTTAGAGAGAAATTAGCAGAGAAAAGATCTAAAAAAGGTTATAAGGAAATAGCTTCTAAAAATAGATTATTGCAACTATTAGGTGAGATACCAGATCATAGAAAAGGTCAAGGTAAACTTCATAAATTGGAACATATTTTGTTTTTGTCAGTTATTGCACAATTAATGGGAGCAGTTAATTATAAAGAGATATGGGTATGGATTACAAAGCATATTCAAGATGATAAAATTAAAAAACTTTTAGGTGTAGAGTTTATAAAAACACCAGGAAGAAGTGCTATTGCAGAGATTTTAGCTGAAGTTAATTATCTAGAGTTAGAAAAAGTTTTTAGAATATGGATAAATGAATTGGTTGATACTTCTAATTTACCACAATTAGCTGTTGATGGTAAAGTTATGAATGGTAGTAGTGTAAATGCAAAACAATCAACACAAGTACTAAATGCAGTATTAGCAAATAGTGGAATAATATTAGCTCATAAAAAAATTGTAGAAAAATCAAATGAAGTACCCGCATTAAGAGAACTTATTGATGAATTAGATGATAGCTTTATATATACCTTTGATGCTATGAATAGTAAAAAAAACACTTGA